Part of the Anaeromicrobium sediminis genome, AATTTACATGAATTATTCTCCACAACAATTTCGCCTCTTTTTATTACTTTATCAACAAGGTTTACACCAAGTCGATATATTACATCCTCATAAGTAGAAGCATCCCAAATCTGAATATCTGCTAATTTACCAACTTCCAAAGACCCTCTATCTTTTTGTAATCCTAATGCTTTTGCACCACCAATTGTTGCTGCTCTAACTGCTTCTGCTGCACTCATTCCATGTTGTCTACACGCAAGCATCATGACAAATTGAAGAGATGTATTAAAGCATCCAGGGCAACAATTGGTAGCCAATGCTAAAGTCATTCCTTCTTCAATCATTGGTCTAGGATTAAAAGGTTTTGGATGTTTTACCGCAAAATCAATGGCTGGTAATAACACCCCTGTAACATTTCCTTCTTTTAACTTCCCCATCACTGACCTTGGTGTATAATTCAAATGATCTGCCGACACCATTTCCATTTCTGCTGCAAGGTCTGATCCTCCTATATAGGAATAAGCATCCGTATGAATTTTAGGCTCCATTCCAGCATCTTTGGCAGCACTCAATATTTTTTCAGATTCCTTTGCAGTATAATGTCCATCATCACACCAAACATCACAAAATTTTGCTAATCCTAATTCAGCTACCCAGGGAATCATTTCCCATATCAACATATGTACATATTTGTCTTTTGGAATATCCTCTGGCCATCCATGAGCTCCAAGAAATGTAGATACAATGTCAATAGGTAAAACATCATTTAGCTTTTGATTAATCTTTAACATCTTTATT contains:
- the hutI gene encoding imidazolonepropionase; its protein translation is MEANKLKADLVISNCTQLLTCKENAIDLIGKIDQGWIAIEGEKIVAVGTKEDVQNIVEYDEDCVIDGSGKIVLPGFVDCHTHLVFGGSRVKEYAARMITDDPNMLKKMGIKTGIMATVDMTRDIEAELLFDDAADRLKYMLLAGTTTVESKSGYGLTTSSEIKMLKINQKLNDVLPIDIVSTFLGAHGWPEDIPKDKYVHMLIWEMIPWVAELGLAKFCDVWCDDGHYTAKESEKILSAAKDAGMEPKIHTDAYSYIGGSDLAAEMEMVSADHLNYTPRSVMGKLKEGNVTGVLLPAIDFAVKHPKPFNPRPMIEEGMTLALATNCCPGCFNTSLQFVMMLACRQHGMSAAEAVRAATIGGAKALGLQKDRGSLEVGKLADIQIWDASTYEDVIYRLGVNLVDKVIKRGEIVVENNSCKLFLQKHTL